One Paracoccaceae bacterium genomic region harbors:
- a CDS encoding LysR family transcriptional regulator yields MSYVATLRMFVRVYELGSMSAAARDQRTSAAVASARISELEKHLGVRLFNRTTRSLQPTENGRLFYDGAQKVLDAIEEAEAAVMDVGQNPRGTIFVAAPLGVGRRFVAPHVPAFKDLYPQIDIRLRLSDRNVDVTAEGLDMAFHLGMLEDSTLKMRLVADCPRLLCAAPAYVARRGMPADGAALVTDRHDCLNLRFPGAREFQWTLVTPEGPRRFEIAGPFESDDGDVLTAWALDGRGIVLKPLFEVADHLRSGALVPVAAATPPLPVQLTCLTQHRRLKDPKIRLFTDYVIPRIRADLAAQVAGPDPVKAAD; encoded by the coding sequence ATGTCCTACGTCGCCACCTTGCGGATGTTCGTGCGAGTCTACGAATTGGGCAGCATGAGTGCGGCCGCGCGGGATCAGCGCACCTCGGCTGCCGTTGCCTCGGCCCGAATCTCCGAACTTGAAAAGCACCTGGGCGTGCGGCTGTTCAACCGCACGACCCGCAGCCTGCAACCGACCGAGAACGGCCGCCTGTTCTATGACGGCGCGCAGAAGGTGCTGGACGCGATCGAGGAGGCCGAAGCCGCGGTCATGGACGTCGGCCAGAACCCGCGCGGCACGATCTTTGTCGCCGCGCCGCTTGGCGTCGGCCGCCGTTTCGTCGCCCCGCATGTGCCCGCCTTCAAGGATCTCTATCCCCAGATCGACATTCGCCTGCGCCTGTCAGACCGCAACGTGGATGTCACGGCCGAGGGGCTGGACATGGCGTTTCACCTTGGGATGCTGGAGGATTCCACGCTCAAGATGCGGCTTGTCGCCGATTGCCCGCGGCTGCTCTGCGCGGCGCCGGCCTATGTCGCGCGGCGGGGCATGCCGGCGGATGGCGCGGCACTCGTGACCGACCGGCATGATTGCCTGAACCTGCGGTTTCCGGGTGCGCGTGAATTCCAGTGGACGCTCGTGACGCCCGAGGGCCCCCGGCGGTTCGAGATTGCGGGTCCGTTCGAATCCGACGACGGCGACGTGCTGACGGCCTGGGCCCTGGACGGGCGGGGGATCGTGCTGAAGCCGCTGTTCGAGGTGGCCGACCACCTGCGGTCCGGCGCCCTGGTTCCGGTGGCGGCGGCAACGCCGCCCCTGCCCGTGCAACTGACCTGCCTGACCCAGCACCGGCGGCTGAAGGACCCGAAGATCCGCCTGTTCACCGACTATGTGATCCCGCGCATCAGGGCCGATCTGGCAGCGCAGGTCGCGGGGCCCGATCCCGTGAAGGCGGCGGATTGA
- a CDS encoding urate hydroxylase PuuD, whose protein sequence is MYDWAVMWEWVEIGVRWLHVITAIAWIGSSFYFIALDLGLRKTPSLPPLAHGEEWQVHGGGFYHIQKYLVAPAMMPEHLTWFKWESYATWLSGFAMLVLVYYLGAELYLIDPNVMDLAVWQAVAISLASLAFGWAAYDTLCRVFVKANQTVLMVALFVVLVGMAWFYAQVFSGRAALLHLGAFTATIMSANVFMVIMPNQRIVVADLKAGRTPDAKYGKIAKQRSTHNNYLTLPVLFLMLSNHYPLVFATKYNWIIASLVFLMGVTIRHWFNTKHARAGNPHWTWGLTAILFLVIAWLSTAPMRATAPDDVSALPPAAARMAAAPGFEHVTDIVLGRCSMCHAAEPNWEGMLWPPKGVVLETPAQIATEARRIYMQSGISHAMPPGNLSWMEDDERAAIVRWFRAGGAG, encoded by the coding sequence ATGTACGACTGGGCCGTGATGTGGGAATGGGTCGAGATCGGGGTGCGGTGGCTGCATGTCATCACGGCCATCGCCTGGATCGGATCGTCGTTCTACTTCATCGCGCTCGATCTCGGGCTGCGCAAGACGCCCAGCCTGCCGCCGCTGGCGCATGGCGAGGAATGGCAGGTTCACGGGGGCGGTTTCTACCACATCCAGAAATATCTGGTTGCCCCCGCGATGATGCCGGAGCACCTGACCTGGTTCAAATGGGAAAGCTATGCCACCTGGCTGTCGGGCTTTGCCATGCTGGTGCTGGTCTACTATCTGGGGGCCGAGCTCTACCTGATCGACCCCAATGTGATGGATCTGGCGGTCTGGCAGGCGGTGGCGATCTCGCTGGCCTCGCTGGCCTTCGGATGGGCGGCCTATGACACGCTGTGCCGGGTGTTCGTCAAGGCGAACCAGACGGTGCTGATGGTCGCGCTGTTCGTCGTGCTGGTGGGGATGGCCTGGTTCTATGCGCAGGTGTTCTCGGGCCGGGCGGCGCTGCTGCACCTGGGGGCCTTTACCGCCACGATCATGTCGGCCAACGTCTTCATGGTGATCATGCCGAACCAGCGGATCGTGGTGGCCGACCTCAAGGCCGGGCGCACGCCCGACGCCAAGTACGGCAAGATCGCCAAGCAGCGCAGCACGCACAACAACTACCTGACGCTGCCGGTGCTGTTCCTCATGCTGTCGAACCACTATCCGCTTGTCTTTGCCACGAAATACAACTGGATCATCGCCAGCCTCGTGTTCCTGATGGGCGTCACCATCCGGCACTGGTTCAACACCAAGCACGCCCGGGCGGGCAACCCGCACTGGACCTGGGGTCTGACCGCGATCCTGTTCCTCGTCATCGCCTGGCTGTCGACGGCGCCGATGCGGGCCACGGCGCCCGACGACGTGTCGGCCCTGCCGCCCGCCGCCGCGCGGATGGCCGCCGCGCCGGGCTTCGAGCATGTGACCGACATCGTGCTGGGCCGCTGTTCGATGTGCCATGCGGCCGAACCGAACTGGGAAGGGATGCTGTGGCCGCCCAAGGGTGTGGTGCTGGAAACCCCCGCGCAGATCGCCACCGAGGCGCGGCGCATCTACATGCAGTCGGGCATCAGCCACGCCATGCCGCCCGGGAACCTCAGCTGGATGGAGGATGACGAACGGGCCGCCATCGTCCGGTGGTTCCGCGCGGGCGGCGCAGGCTAG
- a CDS encoding galactose mutarotase, translating to MQAAEHFGTAADGQAVRALTLAAGGLTVRVLTLGAILNSVRLAGVPHDLTLGSARLADYAGPMRFHGAIVGPVANRISGSSAVIDGVTHPLGDAGDPAPLLHSGRRGLHARVWDVADHDTDRATLSLDLAAGDAGFPGRRRISATFSVAAPATLRLTLTAGTDAPTPMNLASHSYWNLDGSPGWAGHRLRIAADRILAHHADGRVTGPVLPVGGTPHDLRRGRLMHPQAPDFDHNYCLADARRDLTEVLEFTGRSGIAMRMATTEPGLQVYDGRGATQGLHGPWAGMAFEPQFWPDAPANAGFPSIILRPGEPWEQVTEWRFAG from the coding sequence ATGCAGGCAGCGGAACATTTCGGCACGGCGGCGGACGGGCAGGCGGTTCGGGCCCTGACACTTGCGGCGGGCGGGCTGACCGTCAGGGTGCTGACCCTCGGCGCAATCCTGAATTCGGTGCGTCTGGCGGGCGTGCCGCATGATCTGACGCTCGGCTCGGCCAGGCTGGCCGACTATGCCGGCCCGATGCGGTTTCACGGCGCGATCGTCGGCCCGGTCGCCAACCGCATCAGCGGGTCATCCGCCGTGATCGACGGCGTGACACACCCGCTGGGCGACGCCGGTGACCCCGCACCGCTTCTGCATTCCGGCCGACGCGGTCTTCACGCCCGCGTCTGGGATGTGGCCGACCATGACACCGACCGCGCCACGCTGTCGCTGGACCTTGCGGCGGGCGATGCGGGCTTTCCAGGCAGGCGCCGGATCAGCGCGACATTCAGCGTGGCGGCGCCCGCGACCCTGCGGCTGACGCTGACCGCAGGGACCGACGCGCCCACGCCGATGAACCTCGCCAGTCACAGCTACTGGAACCTCGACGGATCGCCCGGCTGGGCCGGTCACCGCCTGCGCATCGCCGCTGACAGGATTCTGGCGCATCACGCCGACGGCCGCGTGACGGGCCCGGTGCTGCCGGTGGGCGGTACGCCCCATGACCTGCGCCGCGGGCGTCTCATGCATCCGCAAGCCCCGGATTTCGATCACAACTACTGCCTGGCCGATGCCAGGCGCGACCTGACCGAAGTGCTGGAATTCACCGGGCGCTCCGGCATTGCGATGCGCATGGCCACGACCGAGCCGGGCCTTCAGGTCTACGACGGTCGCGGGGCAACCCAGGGGCTGCACGGCCCGTGGGCGGGCATGGCATTCGAGCCTCAGTTCTGGCCGGATGCCCCGGCCAATGCCGGGTTTCCCTCGATCATCCTGCGGCCCGGCGAGCCGTGGGAACAGGTCACCGAATGGCGGTTCGCAGGCTGA
- a CDS encoding zinc ABC transporter substrate-binding protein yields MRYTISVVLASLMGTTALAEVPKVVTDIPPVHSLVAQVMGDLGTPLLLLDRGANAHDFQLRPSQATAVADAGLVVWIGEGMTPWLARVIEGTGTRGTVLSLLDAAGTHRQAFGAGGAAHDQDHDHDHDDHAHGGHDHGHDHEEHAHEGGDHADHDHAHDDHDDHAGHDHGDFDPHAWLDPHNAEVWLTLIAAELGRLDPENSDVYAANAATAAGSIETLEAEIAALLDPVKDRPFVTFHDAYGYFTGHFGLMQAGSIALGDAASPGAQRLADLRAGLKDGAALCVFPEANHDPRLAAQLAEATGTRLGPVLDPEGSSLEPGPGLYAALLRQLARGLTECLATTG; encoded by the coding sequence ATGCGTTATACCATATCCGTTGTGCTGGCCAGCCTGATGGGAACCACGGCACTGGCCGAGGTGCCGAAGGTCGTCACCGACATTCCGCCCGTGCACTCGCTGGTCGCACAGGTGATGGGCGACCTTGGCACACCCCTGCTGCTGCTGGACCGGGGCGCCAATGCCCACGACTTCCAGCTGCGCCCCAGCCAGGCCACGGCCGTCGCCGATGCCGGTCTTGTCGTCTGGATCGGCGAGGGGATGACGCCCTGGCTCGCCCGGGTGATCGAGGGCACGGGAACCAGGGGCACCGTGCTGAGCCTGCTGGACGCCGCGGGAACGCACCGCCAGGCCTTCGGTGCCGGTGGCGCGGCGCATGACCAGGACCACGACCACGACCACGACGACCACGCGCATGGCGGCCATGACCATGGCCATGACCACGAGGAGCACGCGCATGAGGGCGGCGATCATGCCGACCATGACCACGCGCATGATGACCACGACGATCACGCCGGACATGACCATGGCGACTTTGACCCCCATGCCTGGCTGGACCCCCACAATGCAGAGGTCTGGCTGACCCTGATCGCGGCCGAGCTTGGGCGGCTCGACCCGGAAAATTCAGACGTTTACGCCGCCAATGCGGCAACGGCCGCCGGTTCGATCGAGACGCTGGAAGCGGAAATCGCGGCGCTTCTGGACCCCGTGAAGGACCGCCCCTTCGTGACCTTCCACGACGCCTATGGCTACTTCACCGGGCATTTCGGGCTGATGCAGGCAGGGTCGATCGCGCTTGGCGACGCGGCCTCGCCCGGCGCGCAGCGGCTGGCGGACCTGCGCGCGGGGCTGAAGGACGGCGCGGCCCTGTGCGTCTTTCCCGAGGCGAACCACGACCCCCGCCTTGCCGCGCAACTGGCCGAGGCGACGGGCACCCGGCTTGGCCCGGTCCTCGACCCCGAGGGGTCGTCGCTGGAACCGGGGCCGGGGCTCTACGCCGCGCTGCTGCGGCAGCTTGCACGGGGGCTGACCGAATGTCTGGCGACGACCGGCTGA
- a CDS encoding transcriptional repressor: MTTPAFHAHDHDHCAADVLGRAEAMVQAKGLRMTPVRRRALEILLEEHRAMGAYDVLQRLAAEGFGHQPPVAYRALDFLVEHGLAHRIRRLNAFAACMHPGEVHAPVFLICRTCDQVAEAPGTAVRVALDAAAATAGFVVERATVEALGLCPACR, translated from the coding sequence ATGACGACCCCGGCCTTCCATGCCCATGATCATGACCATTGCGCCGCCGATGTGCTGGGCCGGGCCGAGGCGATGGTCCAGGCCAAGGGGCTGCGCATGACGCCGGTGCGGCGCCGCGCCCTGGAGATCCTGCTTGAGGAACATCGGGCGATGGGGGCCTATGACGTGCTGCAAAGGCTGGCCGCCGAAGGTTTCGGGCATCAGCCGCCGGTCGCGTATCGGGCGCTGGATTTCCTTGTGGAACATGGGCTTGCGCATCGCATCCGGCGCCTGAACGCATTTGCCGCCTGCATGCATCCGGGCGAGGTGCATGCACCCGTGTTCCTGATCTGCCGGACCTGCGACCAGGTGGCCGAGGCGCCGGGCACTGCCGTGCGCGTGGCGCTGGACGCCGCCGCCGCGACGGCGGGTTTCGTGGTGGAGCGCGCGACGGTCGAGGCGCTTGGCCTTTGCCCGGCCTGCCGGTGA
- a CDS encoding metal ABC transporter ATP-binding protein, producing MSLLSAERLGVRLGGRTVLEGVDFRLDTAEIVTLVGPNGSGKSTLLRALLGIVPASAGRVARMAGLRIGYVPQRLAIDRAMPLTALRFLSLPQPVPQAEAMAVLARTGVADCAGRQMTALSGGQLQRVLLARALLGSPQVLMLDEPTQGLDQPGEAAFYRLLEEVRGETGAAVLLVSHDLHVVMAASDRVVCLNGHVCCEGTPQVVSAAPEYRALFGLGTGGALALYRHEHDHGHGHDHGPEHGHDHAHDGHRQHRHA from the coding sequence GTGAGCCTGTTGTCGGCAGAGCGTCTGGGCGTGCGTCTGGGTGGGCGCACGGTGCTGGAAGGTGTCGATTTCCGGCTGGACACCGCTGAGATCGTGACGCTTGTCGGCCCCAATGGATCAGGAAAAAGCACGCTGCTGCGGGCACTTCTGGGGATCGTGCCCGCCTCTGCCGGGCGGGTGGCGCGGATGGCGGGGCTGCGCATCGGCTATGTGCCGCAGCGGCTTGCGATCGACCGGGCGATGCCGCTGACAGCGCTGCGGTTCCTGTCGCTGCCACAGCCGGTTCCGCAGGCCGAGGCGATGGCCGTGCTGGCCCGCACGGGTGTCGCCGATTGCGCCGGGCGGCAGATGACGGCGCTGTCGGGCGGGCAGTTGCAGCGGGTTCTGCTGGCCCGGGCCTTGCTGGGGTCGCCGCAGGTTCTGATGCTGGACGAACCCACGCAAGGCCTTGATCAACCGGGGGAAGCCGCGTTCTACCGGCTGCTTGAAGAGGTTCGCGGCGAAACCGGGGCGGCGGTCCTGCTGGTCAGCCACGATCTGCATGTGGTGATGGCGGCGTCGGACCGGGTGGTCTGCCTGAACGGGCATGTCTGCTGCGAGGGGACGCCGCAGGTGGTGTCGGCGGCGCCGGAGTACAGGGCGCTGTTCGGTCTGGGCACCGGGGGGGCGCTGGCGCTGTACCGGCATGAACACGACCACGGACATGGCCATGACCACGGGCCCGAGCATGGCCATGACCATGCCCATGACGGGCATCGCCAGCATCGCCATGCTTGA
- a CDS encoding metal ABC transporter permease, translating into MLDDFLIRAGLAGAGLALAAGPLGAMVVWRRMAYFGDATAHAAILGVAMALALGLPTGVGTLFVALAMAGTVSTLAAKGWAMDTTLGVLAHSALAFGLVAVSFLQGVRTDLSALLFGDILAVSRGDLGFVWAGAAVVLALMGWRWQRMLTATVSEDLAHAAGVNPDRERLVLTLALAVVVAVAIKIVGALLIAAMLIIPAAAARGLARSPEAMAAMAAAIGVAAVAGGLFMSLSLDTPAGPSIVTVAAGMFAVTAALGQARR; encoded by the coding sequence ATGCTTGACGATTTCCTGATCCGGGCAGGGCTGGCGGGGGCCGGGCTGGCGCTGGCGGCAGGGCCGCTGGGCGCGATGGTCGTCTGGCGGCGCATGGCCTATTTCGGGGATGCGACAGCCCATGCCGCTATCCTTGGTGTCGCGATGGCGCTGGCCCTGGGTCTGCCGACCGGCGTGGGCACGCTTTTCGTGGCGCTGGCGATGGCCGGGACGGTGTCGACGCTGGCGGCGAAGGGCTGGGCGATGGATACCACGCTGGGGGTTCTGGCGCATTCGGCGCTGGCCTTCGGGCTGGTGGCGGTCTCGTTCCTGCAGGGGGTGCGGACCGATCTTTCCGCGCTGCTGTTCGGCGACATCCTGGCGGTGTCACGGGGTGACCTGGGCTTTGTCTGGGCCGGGGCGGCGGTGGTGCTGGCGCTGATGGGCTGGCGCTGGCAGCGGATGCTGACGGCGACGGTCAGCGAGGACCTGGCCCATGCCGCAGGCGTGAACCCCGACCGCGAGAGGCTGGTCCTGACACTGGCGCTTGCGGTCGTGGTGGCGGTGGCCATCAAGATCGTGGGGGCCTTGCTGATCGCGGCCATGCTGATCATCCCGGCCGCCGCCGCACGCGGGCTGGCCCGCAGCCCCGAGGCGATGGCGGCCATGGCGGCGGCGATCGGCGTCGCGGCGGTGGCGGGGGGGCTGTTCATGTCGCTGTCCCTCGACACGCCGGCCGGGCCCTCGATCGTGACCGTTGCGGCCGGCATGTTCGCGGTGACCGCCGCGCTGGGCCAGGCGCGGCGCTAG
- a CDS encoding FAD-dependent oxidoreductase, producing MKSHVRALVVGGGAVGTGIAYHLAKAGWDTMLVERDELTSGSTWHAAGLLPLFNMSYATTHIHKYSVDFYKGLEAETGLNPGFYVVGNLRMAQTQDRMDEYMLYSSVAETAGVYHEFLTPKEIGERWPLVRSADLKGALFHPQDGYINPADVTQAMAKGARQLGAHFERKVQVNAYRWTGSEWVVTCERMVEAGGRLVPSGEVFEITAEHVVTATGNHAQRTARLLGIRIPAIPVEHQYIVTEPDPALVEWRKTNPQHPVLRDADAKWYVREERGGWILGPYEKGAPARFLHEVPDSFRADLFPLDLERIEGEYMSFIHRIPSSEHVGLKDDFNGPICYTPDGNPLVGPAPGLRNMWLAEGFSFGITAAGGTGHYLAQVMTQGEAEIDMASLDPKRYGSWVTTEYAARKNEECYDHVFILHHPDEEREACRPLRTAPAYDRQKALGAQFGQVNGWDRPNYYGPRDAAPDYDHHARSFRRAAWWPFAEAEARAVRETCGIIDASAFTKHLVRGPGATAFLDRFTCNKLPGVGRINLTYALTAHGTVRTEYTIVRLAENEYYLISAGAWTAYDADFLHKSTEDFIAAGGAWVDIHDVTTQWGVFALAGPGSRALLKDIVRDRDAGTVLGNKRFPWLSCRDIELGMCPVRAVRVAYTGELGWELHHPVEMGRYLWDLILSAGAAHGLKPVGARAQNWLRQEKSYRAFGAELGRDATPLEGGLDRFVDLGKEFTGKAAMLATGIRAKCVTVLIDGPGDTDPWGKEAILHDGAKVGRLTSGGWSVAFGKQIGMGYVRPDLAAPGTRLSVRMLRQEWPAVVTEDSPHDPANARIRVDG from the coding sequence ATGAAAAGCCATGTTCGGGCGCTGGTCGTGGGCGGGGGTGCGGTGGGAACGGGCATCGCCTATCATCTGGCGAAGGCCGGATGGGACACGATGCTGGTCGAGCGCGACGAGCTGACCTCGGGGTCGACCTGGCATGCGGCGGGCCTGCTGCCGCTGTTCAACATGTCCTACGCGACGACCCACATCCACAAGTACAGCGTCGATTTCTACAAGGGGCTGGAGGCCGAAACCGGGCTGAACCCCGGGTTCTATGTGGTGGGCAACCTGCGCATGGCGCAGACCCAGGACCGGATGGACGAATACATGCTGTATTCCTCGGTCGCGGAAACCGCCGGGGTGTACCACGAATTCCTGACCCCGAAGGAGATCGGCGAGCGCTGGCCGCTGGTGCGCAGCGCCGACCTGAAGGGCGCGCTGTTCCATCCGCAGGACGGCTACATCAACCCCGCCGACGTGACGCAGGCCATGGCCAAGGGGGCGCGGCAGCTTGGCGCGCATTTCGAGCGCAAGGTGCAGGTGAACGCCTATCGCTGGACCGGATCGGAATGGGTGGTGACCTGCGAGCGGATGGTCGAGGCGGGCGGGCGGCTGGTGCCGTCGGGCGAGGTGTTCGAGATCACCGCCGAACATGTCGTCACCGCGACGGGCAACCATGCGCAGCGCACGGCGCGGCTGCTGGGCATCCGCATTCCGGCGATTCCGGTCGAACACCAGTACATCGTGACCGAACCCGATCCGGCGCTGGTGGAATGGCGCAAGACGAACCCGCAGCACCCGGTGCTGCGCGATGCCGATGCGAAATGGTATGTCCGCGAGGAGCGGGGGGGCTGGATTCTGGGGCCCTACGAGAAAGGCGCCCCGGCCCGGTTCCTGCACGAGGTGCCCGACAGTTTCCGCGCCGACCTGTTCCCGCTGGACCTGGAGCGGATCGAGGGCGAGTACATGTCGTTCATCCACCGCATCCCCTCGTCGGAGCATGTCGGGCTTAAGGACGACTTCAACGGCCCGATCTGCTATACGCCCGACGGCAACCCGCTGGTCGGGCCCGCGCCGGGGCTGCGCAACATGTGGCTGGCCGAGGGGTTCAGCTTTGGCATCACGGCGGCGGGCGGGACCGGGCACTATCTGGCGCAGGTGATGACGCAGGGCGAGGCCGAGATCGACATGGCGAGCCTCGATCCCAAGCGCTACGGGTCATGGGTGACGACCGAATATGCGGCGCGGAAGAACGAGGAATGCTATGACCACGTGTTCATCCTGCACCACCCCGACGAGGAGCGCGAAGCCTGCCGCCCGCTGCGCACGGCACCGGCCTATGACCGGCAGAAGGCGCTCGGGGCACAGTTCGGGCAGGTGAACGGCTGGGACCGGCCGAACTACTATGGCCCGCGGGACGCGGCGCCCGACTATGACCACCATGCGCGCAGCTTCCGCCGGGCGGCCTGGTGGCCCTTTGCCGAGGCCGAGGCGCGCGCCGTGCGCGAGACCTGCGGGATCATCGACGCGAGCGCCTTCACCAAGCATCTGGTGCGCGGGCCGGGCGCCACCGCCTTCCTCGACCGGTTCACCTGCAACAAGCTGCCGGGGGTGGGACGCATCAACCTGACCTATGCGCTGACCGCGCACGGCACGGTGCGGACCGAGTACACGATCGTCCGGCTTGCAGAAAACGAATATTATCTGATCAGCGCCGGGGCATGGACGGCCTATGACGCGGACTTTCTGCACAAATCCACAGAGGACTTCATCGCCGCGGGCGGTGCCTGGGTGGATATTCACGACGTCACGACTCAATGGGGCGTCTTCGCGCTGGCGGGGCCGGGTTCGCGGGCGCTGCTGAAGGACATCGTGCGCGACCGCGATGCCGGGACGGTGCTGGGGAACAAGCGGTTCCCCTGGCTGTCGTGCCGCGACATCGAACTGGGCATGTGCCCGGTGCGTGCGGTGCGCGTGGCCTATACCGGGGAGCTGGGCTGGGAACTGCATCACCCGGTCGAGATGGGGCGCTACCTGTGGGACCTGATCCTGTCGGCCGGGGCCGCGCACGGGCTGAAGCCGGTGGGCGCGCGGGCGCAGAACTGGCTGCGGCAGGAAAAGAGCTATCGCGCCTTCGGGGCGGAACTGGGCCGCGACGCGACGCCGCTGGAGGGCGGGCTGGACCGGTTCGTGGACCTGGGCAAGGAGTTCACCGGGAAGGCCGCGATGCTGGCCACCGGCATCCGGGCGAAATGCGTGACGGTGCTGATCGACGGGCCGGGCGACACCGATCCCTGGGGCAAGGAGGCGATCCTGCATGACGGCGCCAAGGTGGGCCGCCTGACCTCGGGCGGCTGGTCGGTGGCCTTCGGCAAGCAGATCGGCATGGGCTATGTGCGGCCCGACCTGGCGGCGCCGGGCACGCGGTTGAGCGTACGGATGCTGCGGCAGGAATGGCCCGCCGTGGTGACCGAGGACAGCCCGCACGACCCCGCGAACGCGCGGATCCGGGTGGACGGCTAG